The DNA segment TCCGAATCTACATGGGGAGGGAAGTTGGATAAGCAAGCCCGGTTTAGGACCATCGAAAAAATGATTGGGAACCACTCGATAGTCATGCTGTGTAAGATTGCTGAAGTGTCTCGTGCCGGGTATTACAAGTGGAAAGCTGCTCTAAGTAACCAGCAACAACGTCAGGAGCGAGATGCTGATCTGAAGGAGCATATACTTGCCATTCACCGTTTGCGGCCCTATTTCGGTTACATCCGTATGTGTACGGCTTTACGTAGGGAAGGATTGCTTGTTAACCGCAAGAAAGTCAGACGGCTTATGCGTGAGCTCGGGATCCGGTCAGTCATCCGCAAGAAGCGTCCAAATGCAGGGCGCAAGCCTTCTGTCGTGTTTGCTAATGTCTTGAACAGGGACTTTCAAGCATCTGCTCCATTTACCAAGCTAGTCACGGATATTACTTACGTACGGATCGGTCACGATTTCACCTATTTGTCGACTGTAATGGATTTGCATAACAATGAGATTGTCGCTTGGGAACTCTCTGAGCGCAATGACTTGCAACTTGTGCTGGACACAGTAAAGCAACTCGGTACTCGCAAGGATGCAGTCTTACATTCTGACCAAGGCTTCCAATACACGCACAAGGCTTACGAGACTCAGTTGCTCGCACAAGGGCTCCAGGGCAGCCACTCAAGGCGAGGCAACTGTTATGACAATGCCTGCATGGAGTCGTTTTTCTCCCATTTGAAGACCGAACAGCTGTACCTTAAA comes from the Paenibacillus lentus genome and includes:
- a CDS encoding IS3 family transposase (programmed frameshift), translated to MPPKKGQKFNRYDEETKREAVRLRIEEQWSYTQIKEKLGIKSDAQIVTWVRKHMNGESFKDYRGRWAKKHFSSLEEENEHLKAQVEYPKKAQSESTWGGKLDKQARFRTIEKMIGNHSIVMLCKIAEVSRAGYYKWKAALSNQQQRQERDADLKEHILAIHRLRPYFGYIRMCTALRREGLLVNRKKVRRLMRELGIRSVIRKKRPNAGRKPSVVFANVLNRDFQASAPFTKLVTDITYVRIGHDFTYLSTVMDLHNNEIVAWELSERNDLQLVLDTVKQLGTRKDAVLHSDQGFQYTHKAYETQLLAQGLQGSHSRRGNCYDNACMESFFSHLKTEQLYLKRPNDQHSARRLIEEYIEFYNHERFQKKLGDRSPVEYRKAIAA